From the genome of Oryza glaberrima chromosome 1, OglaRS2, whole genome shotgun sequence:
CTTGATAAATCCAGTGGAGATGAGGTGTTCTCGGTGAAAGAACTTACCAACAAAAGTGAATTAGTGCATGCCGACTTGGATATAAATAACAATTCTGAGCAAAAGGCCATtcaaaatcttcaatgcatAAAAATTGATGAAGCAAAACTTGTTGCCGTTGATTCAAAAAGTGACTGTTTGGCCGTGCATGCAGGCAATGTGGAAGTAGATGCATCCATGACAAAGAACATTGAGGAAAGTGGTGCATGCCTAGAAGGTGCAGACAATTCAAAAAATGATGTGGTAGATTTCAAGATGAAAGAAGGAAACAATATGAGTTCCCAAGGTGAGACGATGGAGGAGAAAACTAACTTTATGCTTGAAAAGTATAGTGTTTTAGAAAAAGATTATAAAAGATCTGAAAAGCTCAATGACGTAGAAGAAGAGCAGGAGGAAAATGACAAAACTAGCACACTTAAAGAAGAGAAAGACCATAATACTTTTGAGCACGCATACTCAATCAAAGGAGAGGTGGGATTGCTGATGAAAGATGTGACTTTAGTGACTTTGGAGGTAGAGGGAAGTGCGCTCAATATTCTAGATTCAGCTTTAGTGAGTGATGATGCGTTAAGGTTAATGGAAACTCCTCAATGTGAACAGAGTGAAGGAGTGAAATCGACAGGAAATTATTTGGAAAGTAATTGCGTGACAGAAGAAGCTAATGTAGACAATAAGCCATCAACTCCAATAGATGTTGAGGTTGAGGTTACTAACCTACAAGATCAGATGCTATGTATAGGAGAGCCTAAAGCAGCTAAATTGGAAGACCAGAATGAACCTAATACTAAAGAAAACAATAAGATGGTTGGTGTGGTGGTTGACTCACCAGAGAAACATACAAGTTTGGAAACATTGGAAACTAGGGAACATGTTACTTCAGAAGATGAGGAAGAGATAGATGTTGGACATCTTGGTGAATCCAGTGGAAATGATACAGGGTTTCTAAACAAAGAAGATACTAATAAAATTGAATTACAAGAGGCCGATTCAGGTATACAGTGCAACGATGACCAAAAGCCAATTAAAATTCTTCTATGGGAACATATGGTGGAAGCCGAACTTGGCACTGCTGAGGGAAGTACGCTTGAAGTTACGGATTCAGTTTTGGTGAGTGATGTTGAGTTAAGTTCAATTGAAACTGTTCAATGTGAAGAGAGTGACGGAGCTAAATCGACGGAAGATTATTTTGAAAGTGATTGCATGATGGAACAAGCTAATGTGCAGGATGAATCTTCAACTCCAACATATGTCGAGGTTGAGGAAGTTGACCTACCAGATGAGACGAGCTACATAGGAGATCCCAATTCTGCTAAACTAGAAGATGAGAAGCAAACCGTTACTGAAGAAAACGATAAGATGGTTATTGTGAAGGTGGAGTCATCGGTAAAAAATTTGAGTTTGGAAGTTGCGGAAAACATTACATTAGAAGACGAGAAAGAGATGGAAGTTGGAAATCTTGGTAAATCCAGTGGAGATGAGGTGTTTCCGGTGAAAGAAGATGCCAACATAACTGAATTAGCGCAAGCCGGCTCGGATATAAAGAAAAAATCTGGGCAAAAGGCCATTCAAAATCTTCAACGCATAGAAATGGATGAAGCAGAATTTGTTACTGTAGATTCAAAAAGTGACTGTTTGGCCGTGAATTCTGGCAGTGTGCAAATAGATGCATCCCTGACAGAGAACACTGAGGAAAGTGTTGCAAGCCTAGAAGGTGCAGACGATGCAAAAAATGTTGTGGTAGGTTGCTGGATGAAAGAAGGAAATACTATGAGTATGCAAGTAGAGATGATGGAGAAAACTAACTTTATGCATGAAAAGTCCAGTGTGCCAGAAAACATTTATACAATATTTGAACAGATGAATgatgaaggaggagaggaggaggcaaaagaaaaaactaacaCACTAAAAGATGTGAAAGACCATTATACGTTTGATCACACAAACTTGATCGGAGGAGAGATGGAATTGCTTGTGAAAGATGAGAATTTAGTGACATTGGGAGCAGAGGAAAGCGCGCTTGATTTTCTGGATTCAGTTTTGATGAGTGATACTGAGTTAAGGTTTGTTGAACCTCTTCAATATGAAGAGAGTGATGGAGTGGAATTGACGGGAGATTACTCAAAAAGTGATTGCGTGATAGTAGATGCTAATGTGTATAATGAGCCGTCAACTCCAATAGATGTGGAGGTTGAGGCTACTGACCTACAAGATGAGACATTCTATATTGGACACCCCAAAGTTGCTAAATTGGAAGACGAGAATGAAACCAGTACTATGGAAAACAATAAGATGGTTGGTGTGGAGGTTGACTCACCGTTGAAAAATATAAGTTTGGAAACAATGCAAACTAGGAAAAATGTTATATtagaagatgaagaagagataGAAGTTGATCATCTTAATGAATCTAGTGGAAATGAGGTGGGGTTCATCGGAGGAGAGGTAGACTTGTTGGTGGAAGATGAGAATTTAGTGACATTAGGGGCAGAGGAAAGTGCGCTTGAAGTTATGGATTCAGTTTCGGTGAGTTATGTTGAGTTAAGGTCAATTAAAACTTTTCGATGTGAAGAGAGTGATGGGGTCAAATCGACAAAAGATTATTTAGAAAGTGATTGCATGATAGTACCATCTGATGTGCACTATGAGCTTTCATCTCCAAGGAATGTGGAGGTTGAGGAAGTTGACCTACGAGATGAGACATTCTATATAGGAGAGACCAAAGCTGCAAAACTGGAAGAAAAGAATGAAACCAACACTAAAGAAGACGATAAGATGGTCCTTGTGGAGGTGGAGTCGCCGGTGAAAAACGAAGATAAGACGGATCTTGTGGAGCTAGAGTCATTTGTGAAAAACGTAAGTTTAGAAACATTTGGAACAGAGGAAAATACTATGTCAGAATATGTGAAAGAGATGGAAGTTGAACATTTTGATGAATCCAATGAAAATGATCTAGGATTCCTTGTGAAAGAAGATGCCCAAAATATTGAGTTAGAGGAGATCAACTCGGATAAAAAGAGCAATGCTGACAAAATGAGCATTCAAATTCTTCAATTGGAACATATTGATGAAACAGAATTTGGCACTGATGAGTCAAAAAGTGATTGTTTGTCCGTGCATTTAGGCAAGCTGCAAAGAGATGCATCCGGGAGAAATAATGTTGAGGAAAGTGGTGCAAGCCTAGACAGTGCAAACgatgaaaaaattgatatgGCAGATCACGGGATGAAAGAAGGAAACACTGTGAGTTTACAAGTAGACATGATGGAGGTGAAAACTAACTTTATGCCTAAAAAGTGTACTGTGCCAGAAAAGGATTATACAGGATTTGAAAACCTtaatgatgaaggagaagagcaGGAGGAAAATGACAAAAGTAACACACTAAAAGATGAGAAACACCATAATACTTTTGAGCTCAAAGACTCAGTCGGAGAAGAGGTGGAATTGCGTGTGAAAGGTGAGAATTTAGTGACATTGGAAACAGAGGGAAGTGCGCTTGAAGTTATGGATTCAATTTTGGTGAGTGGTGTTAAGTTAAGGTTAATAGAGCCTCTTCAATGTGAAGAGAGTGATGGAGTGGAATTGATGGAAGATTATTCGGAAAGTGATTGCATGATAGAAAATGCTAATGTGAACAATGAGTCGTCAACTCCAATAGATGTTGCGGTTGAGACTGCTGATATACAAGATGAAACGTTCTATATAGGAGAGCCCAAAACATCGAAATTGGAGGAAGGGAATAAAAACAATACGGAAGAAAACGATAAAATTGTTGTTGTGGAGGTGGAGCCACCAGTGAACAATTTAAGTTCAGAAACACTAGAAACTAGGGAGAATATTACGACAAAAGATGAGGAAGAGATGGAAGTTGGGCATCTTAATGAATCTAGTGGAATTGAGGTAGGGTTCCTCGTGAAGGAAGAtaccaacaaaataaaattattggaGGCCGACTTAAATATAAAGAGCAATGCTGACAAAAAAGACATTCAAATTCTTCAATATGAACATACAGACGAGTCAGAATTTGGCACTAATGATCAGAAAAGTGACAGTTTGTTCGTTCATGTAGACATGGTGCAAAGAGATGCATCCCTAGGAACGAACATTGAGGAATGTGGTGCAAGCCCAGAAGCTGCAGACAATGAGAAAAAGGATATGACGGATTGTGGGATGAAAGAAGGAAACACTACAAGTTTGCAAGTAGAGACGATGGAAGAGAAAACTAAACTTATTTCTAAAAAGTCCAGTGTGCCAGAAAAAGTTTATACAGGATTTGAGAAGCTAAATGATGAAGCAAAAGAACAGGAGGGAAACAATAGAAGTAATACACTAGAACATGGTAAAGATAATAATACGTTTGAGCACATGAACTCAATCAGAGGAGAGGTGGAATGGCTAGAAAAAGATGATAATTTAGTGACATTATTGACAGAGGGAAGTGCGCTTGAAGTTATGGATTCAGTTTCGGTAAGTGATGATGAGTTAGGGTCAATTGAAACTCTTAAATGCGAAGAGAGTGATGGGGTTAAAATGACGAGAGATTATTTGGAAAGTGATTGCTTGCAAGTGGAAGCAACTTTGAAAAATGAGGCATCAACTCCCACGGATGTTGAAGTTGAGACTGTCGACCTACAACATGATAAATTCTATAAAAGAGAGCCCATAGCTACTAAGTTGGAAGATGAGAATGAAACCATCGTTGATGAAAATACGGTTTTTACAGAGGAGGGGATACCGATGGAAAATGTAAGTTTAAAAACAATTGAAACAGGAGAAATCATTATGTCAGAAGATAAGGAAGACAATAAAGTTGGACATGTTAAACCGAGTGGAAATGAGGTAGGACTCATAGAGAAAGAAGATGCCAACGGAATTGAATTTAAGAATGTTGAGTCAGACATAAGAAGCAATGCTGACCAAAAGGACATTCAAATTCTCCATTGCGAATATGTGGATAAGGAAACTAACTTTACGTCTAAAAAGTTCAACAAGCTAGAAAAAGTTTATATAGAATTTAAGAAGTTGAATGATGAAGTAGAAGAGGAGAAAAATGATAAAAGTAACataccaaaagaaaaggaagatagATTTACCTTTGGTCACACTGAGGGAAGTGTGCATGAAGTTATGCAATCGGTTTTGGTGAGTGATGCTGACTTAAGGTCAATTGAAACTCTTCAATGTGAAGAGAGTAATGGAGTGAAATCGACGGGAGATTATTTGGAAAGTGGTTGCATCATAGTTGAAACTAATGTGTGCAATGAGCCGTTAGCTCCAAAGGATGTTGAGGGTGAGGTAGTTGACCTACAAGATGAGACATTCTATATTGGGGAGCCCAAAGATACTAAATCGGAAGATCATAATGAAAACAACACTGAAGAAGAAGATAAGATGGTTTTTGCGGAGGTGGAGTCACCGGTGAAAATTGACGATGAGATGGTTCTTGCGGATGTGGAGTCACCAATGAAAAATGTAAATTTGGAAACATTGAAAACTGAGGAAAACATTATGTtagaagatgagagagagaagaatacTTCTGAGCACACTGACTTAATCCGTGCAGAGGTTGAATTGTTGGTGATAGATGAGAATTTAGTGACATTAGAGGCAGAGGGAAGAATGCTTGAAATTATTGAGTCAGTTTTGATAAGTGATGTTGAGTTAAGGTCAATTGAAACTCTTCAATGTGAGGATAGTGATGGAGCGAAATCAACAGAAAATTATTCGGAAAGTGATCACTTGATAGTAGAAGCTAATGTACACATTGAGCCATCCATTCCAACAGATGTTGATGTTGAGGCAGTTGACTTACAAGATGATACGGTCTATGTAGGAGAGCCCAGAGATGCTAAGTTGGTAGGCGAGAATAAAATCAAGATGGAAGAAGATGATATGATGGTTCTTGCGGAGGTGAAGTCACCGGTGAAAAATGTTAGTTTGGAAACATTAGAAGCTGAGAAAGACGTTTTGTCAGAAGATAAGGAACATATGGAAGTTGAACATGTTCAATCGCATGAGAATGAGACTGGATTCATAGTGAAAGAAGTCAACAAAATTGAATTTGAGGAGGCCGACTCAGATGTAAGGAGCGATGCTGACCAAAAGgccattcaaaattttcaattcgaACATATGGATGAAGCAGAATTTGGAATTGAAGatttgaatagtgattgtttgACCATGCATGAGGACAAGCTGCAAAGAGATGCATCTCGGGGAAAGAACCTTGAGGGAAGTGTTGCAAGCATAGAAAGTGTAGACGACGACAAAAATGATAAGGCGGATTGCGGGATGAAAGAGGGAAACACTATAAGTTTGCAAGTGGAGACGACGGAGCATAACACAAACTTTATGTCGGAAAAGTCCAACAAGCCAGAGAAGGTTCATACTGGGTTTGAAAAGCTAAATGATGAAGTAGAAGAACAGGAGGAAAATGGCAAAAGTAACACACTGAAAGATCAGAAAGAGAATAATACTTGTGAGTACACTAACTCAATCGGTGGGGAGGTAAATTTACTAGTGATAGATGAGAATTTAGTGACATTTGAGGAAGAGAGAAGTGTGCTTGAAGTTATAGAGTCATTTTCGGTGAGTGATGCTGAGCTAATCTCTATTGAAACTCTTGACTGTGAACAAAGTGAAGGAGTGAAATTGGCGAGAGATTTTTCGAAAAGTGATTGGATGATAATAGAAGCTAAAGAGTATAATGAGCCATCAACACAAATGGATGTTGAGGTTGAGACAGTTGACTTAGAAGATGAAACGTTCCATCTAGGGGAGCTCAGAGCTAGTAAGTCGGAACATGACAATGAAACCATCATTGAAGAAGACGATAAGTTGATTCTTGTAGATGTGGAGTCGTCGGTGAAAAATGTAACTTTGGAAATATTGGAAACTGAGAAAAACACTATGTTAGAAGATGAGGAAGAGATGGAAGTTGGACATGTTGTTGATTCATGTGAAAATAAGGTTGTATGCCTAGTGAAAGAAGGTGCCAACAAAATTGAATTTGAGGAGACTATTCAAATTGTTCAACATGTGGAAGAGAAAACTAACTTTGTGCCTGAAAAGTCCAATGTGCCAGAAAAGGTTTTTACAGAATTTGAAAAGCTGAATGACGAAGTAGAAGAGCATGTGGAAAACGACAAAAATATCATACTGAAAAATAAGAAAGGTAGGAATACTTTTGAGCACACAAACAAAATTGGAGGAGATATACAATTGTTAGTGAAAGATAAGAATATAGTGACAATGGAGGCTGAGAGACATGAGCTTGAAGTTGCGAATTCAGTTGTGGTGAGTGATCTTGAGTTAAGGTCGATTGAATCTTTTCAATGTGAAGAGAATGATGGAATGAAATTGACAAGAAACTATTTGGAAAGTGATTGTATGATACTAGAAACTAATGTGCACGAAAAGTCATCAACTCCAAGTGATGTTGAAGTTGAGGCAGTAAACCTACGAGATGATACTTTTCATATAAGGGAGTCCACAGCTGCTAAGTTGGATGATGAGAATAAAACCAACACTGAAAATATATCGATCGTGATGCCAAATAAACTACAAAAAGATGTGAAGCTTTCTCTCGGTAAGAAGATCGTTTCCGAAATCTCCCGAAAGCCAATTAATGAATATGTGGTGTTGTCAAGTGAACAAGCAATGGAAGGAGATAAGAAAATAGAGCTAGACGCCAATACAGAAGGGAATATAGTTAGAAATGATATAGAAATGGTCACCCAcaattgtgaaatatgtgacAATTGTGCTAATACAATGGAAGAAGATACAAATGGAAGCTCCCATAATAGTCCAACACATGTCTTGGATAGCTCAAATACTTTGATATATATTATTAAGGAAGCAATAACCGGTGATGAGGAGGGCATAGACTCTTCTATATTGGTGAGAGATCTACAGCATGTAGCTAGTGGATCTCATGGAGGAAATATGTGCCCCAAGTATTTTAGGAGTTCTGAATCTAACTCTTCATCTCGTACATGCATCTCCAGTTACAATGATACTAAGATGGAATATAATTTTACTGATATGACTGTGACGAAGAAAGATAAGAAATTGCATCAGAAACTTGAGTTGATTACAGAGAAGTTTCTAAACCTTTTGTCTAGAATGGGAGCAAACACTATGGATTTTAATCTTGACCATCACCATCATAAGTCCTCTCAACAATATCATGACAATCAAAAGGATTTGAGCTTCTCATGCAATATACTTGTCCTAGGAAAGATTGGGGTTGGTAAAAGTACAGTTATAAATTCCATCatgggagaagaaaaaaacaaaattaatgcTTTTGATGGTGCTACTACTAATGTGAGACTTGTTTCAAGTGTAGTGGATGGCATAAAGGTAAACATTATAGATACCCCTGGACTCAGGACCAATGTGATGGACCAAGGATGGAATAAGAAGATTCTTTCTACAGTCAACAGCTATACCAAAAAATGCCCCCCAGACATTATTTTATATGTGGACCGCTTGGATAGTTGGAGTAATCATTTTGACGATATCCCTCTTCTAAAGACTATTACTACTATCTTGGGAACATCAATATGGGTCAACACTATTGTTACTTTTACTCATGCTGATTCTATACCTCCTGACAACTCTAACGGCGATCCCATGACTTATGAAACATTTATAGCACAAAGATCTCATATTGTACAACAATCCATCCAACAAGCAACAGGCGATATGTGCCTAATCAatgcattttcttttgttgaaaACTACCCGTACTGCAAAAGGAACTGCCAAGGCAAGAAGGTGCTTCCCACTATCCAAAATTGGAGGAAATATTTGTTGATCTTGTGCTACTCTACAAAGGTATAAATTCAAGTTAACTGCTTTGTGAAACTCTAACATTTTCCTCACAAACAACACACCcgtttttttccatttttttgatACTCATTCATATCATCATCTTTATTACAACCAAAGTATCAACCAAAGGCATCAATTAATCATAAAGGCCTTAAAGAGGATTCTTCTATTGAAGTTGATGACTACTCTGAGGTATGTGATGATGAATATGAATATGGTGCGCTACCTACTTTGTGGCCTTTGATGAAAGCACAATTCGATGAGTTAATGAAGGATAAGAACAAGGATGAGTGTGCCTACCATGTCAAGCTTATCCAAGGGATGCAATTTAACGGAGTGACCCAAGGTAGTATGCCTTGCGACAATGATCTAAATCCTCTTCAAAAGAATAGGATGTCTCCAATACTTAATATGGTAATTGAACCATCATTTGACTTTGATGATCCTCCTACACATCAATATAATTTACTGGAGCCAACATCAATTATTACTAGAAAGCATGTTTTAGGTGCTCATACATGGGATCACGAGTACAATTTTGATGGTGCTAGTCTTGAA
Proteins encoded in this window:
- the LOC127769122 gene encoding uncharacterized protein LOC127769122; its protein translation is MAQLLVTDVPVVDGIMDIENYAPDMVYVEPEKEKHEEQNVLSMPEAKITKLEEGKHTKAGEGNEFHQEELEYSAENPITAGSIEVSDLALSSIQSIQCEESDQLKLVRAYVESDGMTIVEAKIQKEQSSPKDIEVEVVGLQDISGLKLELDVLGLEEQNIRCSQVEKFQDKTEFVADKYHERDLDHVELVVPGNDKEHDALYVVEPSASLLDDEGTNFVEDDKLAHDKLESLLKNVSENRVESLVQEEANTNETELLEPDMKSNADLKAIRIVKCKESDDMKLCKEDCISDCLAMEEDDMIKATSAVNDNGVSVVIQEAKDDNKNVFEDHGMIEDKTYIVPQKYFEPEKFSIEFKNLNGEAEEDKQKEILVLQDKSNMMQDKKDQNNLEQTDSNGGEEELQVKDKDLVALEVEESELKVTGLVAVSDIELRTTEAIRCEESDRVKLTRDDLESDCLAVHTDKVLRDASLGKNFEESGANLAAADDDKNHIVDWGMKEENSISMQVETIEDKTNFMPEKFSEPEKVYTGCEKLNNEKEEQEENDKINTLKDEKDHNTFEHTDSIKGEVQLPDKDKNLVTSEAEGSVLEVLHSVSLSYAELRSIETLQGEEGDGVKSMEDFLKSDCMIVQANVHNELSTPTNVDVEEVDLQDDETFYIGEPKAVKLEDENETNIEEDDKMVLEEVESPIKNDNKTVLVEVESPVKNVCLETLETERDILSEDEKEMEVGHVNECSEIEVGLMVKEVVNKIELEEADSETKSNAEKKPIQILQFEHMDEAEFGADDSKSNCLAVNADNVQRDTSLRKNIEESSASLDGADDEKNDMAYCGMKEENTMSLQVETMEEKTNFTPEKSSVPGKNYTEFEKLNDEGEEEEQNDKIITLKDEKDHNTFEHTYSIGGEVELLVKDENLVMLEAERSVPEVMDIIAVSDAELRLIEHPHCEVTDAVKSAGDYSESDYMILEGNLHNEPSTPTDVRVETADLQDETFYIGEPKATKLEDGDEPNTEKNDKMVVGEVETPMKNVSLESLETTENINSEDENEIKAGHLCESSENDIRFPEKEDTNKIDLEVADSVMEGYDDQKPIKILQWEHMEEAEYGTAGSKSDLLTMYADKVQRDASRGMNVEESGASLEGVDGGKNDVANWGVKEGNNLILQVETMEEEINFMSEKFSDPKKFYTRFEKENDKIEEQEENDKSSTLNDKKDENTLEHTDSVGGDVKLLVKDESLVTLEAKASALEVMDLVLVSDVELSSNETLQCEESDGAKSTGDYLEDEPSTPTDVEVEEVDLQDETFYIKEPKVAKLEDQMETNTEEKDKIIVVEVESPVKHLNLETRENIKLEDEKEMEVGHLNKSRGNEMEFLVKEDAKITELAQTNLDIKNSANQRAIQNIECINMDEAEFVTDDLKSDCLAMHADNVQRDASLTKNIEESSASLEGADDEKNNMADCRMEVGNTMSLQVVTMKGKTNFMLENSSVQENDNTGFETLNDKREEQVKNIKLNPLKDENNHNTFEHTYLIEGNVELHVKDEKLVTLETEGSELEVMDTILVSDAELRLMEPPPCEEIDAMKSTGDFSESHFLILEANVHNEPSTSTDDVVEAADLQDETFYIEEPKEAKLADENDKMVTVEMESLVKNLSLELLESEKNVMLEYEKEMKVGHVGQSDENDVGLLVEEDAKKIKLEEADSDIKSNVDKKAFQILQCEYMDETKFGTVDSKSNYLAVHEDNVQREASLTNNVQESSASLDSADDEKNDIADCGMKERNTMSLQVGMMEENTNFIQVQSSGLEKDCTRFEKLNDEREEEEKNDKTNTLKEEKDHNTFEHTYSIGEGVELLVKHENLVTLEAEGSVLEVMDTILVSHAELRLMEPPQCEEIDAMKSTGDYLESYCTILEANVQNKSSTPTNFEVEVTDLQDETLYIGEPKASKLEDHSEPNTEENDKMVVVEVESPLKNVCLGSMETREYITLEEKEMDVGHLGASSGNDFQFLEKEDTHKIELVEANSSITCNDDQKPIKKLQWEHMEEAKLGTTERSALEVMNSVLGSDVELSSIETLQCEESDRAKLTRDYLERDCVIVEANVQDEPSTPTDVEVEEVDLQDETSYIGEFKDAKLEDEKETISEEINKMVAVEVESSVNKLCLETTENITLEDEKRMGVGHLDKSSGDEVFSVKELTNKSELVHADLDINNNSEQKAIQNLQCIKIDEAKLVAVDSKSDCLAVHAGNVEVDASMTKNIEESGACLEGADNSKNDVVDFKMKEGNNMSSQGETMEEKTNFMLEKYSVLEKDYKRSEKLNDVEEEQEENDKTSTLKEEKDHNTFEHAYSIKGEVGLLMKDVTLVTLEVEGSALNILDSALVSDDALRLMETPQCEQSEGVKSTGNYLESNCVTEEANVDNKPSTPIDVEVEVTNLQDQMLCIGEPKAAKLEDQNEPNTKENNKMVGVVVDSPEKHTSLETLETREHVTSEDEEEIDVGHLGESSGNDTGFLNKEDTNKIELQEADSGIQCNDDQKPIKILLWEHMVEAELGTAEGSTLEVTDSVLVSDVELSSIETVQCEESDGAKSTEDYFESDCMMEQANVQDESSTPTYVEVEEVDLPDETSYIGDPNSAKLEDEKQTVTEENDKMVIVKVESSVKNLSLEVAENITLEDEKEMEVGNLGKSSGDEVFPVKEDANITELAQAGSDIKKKSGQKAIQNLQRIEMDEAEFVTVDSKSDCLAVNSGSVQIDASLTENTEESVASLEGADDAKNVVVGCWMKEGNTMSMQVEMMEKTNFMHEKSSVPENIYTIFEQMNDEGGEEEAKEKTNTLKDVKDHYTFDHTNLIGGEMELLVKDENLVTLGAEESALDFLDSVLMSDTELRFVEPLQYEESDGVELTGDYSKSDCVIVDANVYNEPSTPIDVEVEATDLQDETFYIGHPKVAKLEDENETSTMENNKMVGVEVDSPLKNISLETMQTRKNVILEDEEEIEVDHLNESSGNEVGFIGGEVDLLVEDENLVTLGAEESALEVMDSVSVSYVELRSIKTFRCEESDGVKSTKDYLESDCMIVPSDVHYELSSPRNVEVEEVDLRDETFYIGETKAAKLEEKNETNTKEDDKMVLVEVESPVKNEDKTDLVELESFVKNVSLETFGTEENTMSEYVKEMEVEHFDESNENDLGFLVKEDAQNIELEEINSDKKSNADKMSIQILQLEHIDETEFGTDESKSDCLSVHLGKLQRDASGRNNVEESGASLDSANDEKIDMADHGMKEGNTVSLQVDMMEVKTNFMPKKCTVPEKDYTGFENLNDEGEEQEENDKSNTLKDEKHHNTFELKDSVGEEVELRVKGENLVTLETEGSALEVMDSILVSGVKLRLIEPLQCEESDGVELMEDYSESDCMIENANVNNESSTPIDVAVETADIQDETFYIGEPKTSKLEEGNKNNTEENDKIVVVEVEPPVNNLSSETLETRENITTKDEEEMEVGHLNESSGIEVGFLVKEDTNKIKLLEADLNIKSNADKKDIQILQYEHTDESEFGTNDQKSDSLFVHVDMVQRDASLGTNIEECGASPEAADNEKKDMTDCGMKEGNTTSLQVETMEEKTKLISKKSSVPEKVYTGFEKLNDEAKEQEGNNRSNTLEHGKDNNTFEHMNSIRGEVEWLEKDDNLVTLLTEGSALEVMDSVSVSDDELGSIETLKCEESDGVKMTRDYLESDCLQVEATLKNEASTPTDVEVETVDLQHDKFYKREPIATKLEDENETIVDENTVFTEEGIPMENVSLKTIETGEIIMSEDKEDNKVGHVKPSGNEVGLIEKEDANGIEFKNVESDIRSNADQKDIQILHCEYVDKETNFTSKKFNKLEKVYIEFKKLNDEVEEEKNDKSNIPKEKEDRFTFGHTEGSVHEVMQSVLVSDADLRSIETLQCEESNGVKSTGDYLESGCIIVETNVCNEPLAPKDVEGEVVDLQDETFYIGEPKDTKSEDHNENNTEEEDKMVFAEVESPVKIDDEMVLADVESPMKNVNLETLKTEENIMLEDEREKNTSEHTDLIRAEVELLVIDENLVTLEAEGRMLEIIESVLISDVELRSIETLQCEDSDGAKSTENYSESDHLIVEANVHIEPSIPTDVDVEAVDLQDDTVYVGEPRDAKLVGENKIKMEEDDMMVLAEVKSPVKNVSLETLEAEKDVLSEDKEHMEVEHVQSHENETGFIVKEVNKIEFEEADSDVRSDADQKAIQNFQFEHMDEAEFGIEDLNSDCLTMHEDKLQRDASRGKNLEGSVASIESVDDDKNDKADCGMKEGNTISLQVETTEHNTNFMSEKSNKPEKVHTGFEKLNDEVEEQEENGKSNTLKDQKENNTCEYTNSIGGEVNLLVIDENLVTFEEERSVLEVIESFSVSDAELISIETLDCEQSEGVKLARDFSKSDWMIIEAKEYNEPSTQMDVEVETVDLEDETFHLGELRASKSEHDNETIIEEDDKLILVDVESSVKNVTLEILETEKNTMLEDEEEMEVGHVVDSCENKVVCLVKEGANKIEFEETIQIVQHVEEKTNFVPEKSNVPEKVFTEFEKLNDEVEEHVENDKNIILKNKKGRNTFEHTNKIGGDIQLLVKDKNIVTMEAERHELEVANSVVVSDLELRSIESFQCEENDGMKLTRNYLESDCMILETNVHEKSSTPSDVEVEAVNLRDDTFHIRESTAAKLDDENKTNTENISIVMPNKLQKDVKLSLGKKIVSEISRKPINEYVVLSSEQAMEGDKKIELDANTEGNIVRNDIEMVTHNCEICDNCANTMEEDTNGSSHNSPTHVLDSSNTLIYIIKEAITGDEEGIDSSILVRDLQHVASGSHGGNMCPKYFRSSESNSSSRTCISSYNDTKMEYNFTDMTVTKKDKKLHQKLELITEKFLNLLSRMGANTMDFNLDHHHHKSSQQYHDNQKDLSFSCNILVLGKIGVGKSTVINSIMGEEKNKINAFDGATTNVRLVSSVVDGIKVNIIDTPGLRTNVMDQGWNKKILSTVNSYTKKCPPDIILYVDRLDSWSNHFDDIPLLKTITTILGTSIWVNTIVTFTHADSIPPDNSNGDPMTYETFIAQRSHIVQQSIQQATGDMCLINAFSFVENYPYCKRNCQGKKVLPTIQNWRKYLLILCYSTKPKYQPKASINHKGLKEDSSIEVDDYSEVCDDEYEYGALPTLWPLMKAQFDELMKDKNKDECAYHVKLIQGMQFNGVTQGSMPCDNDLNPLQKNRMSPILNMVIEPSFDFDDPPTHQYNLLEPTSIITRKHVLGAHTWDHEYNFDGASLEKTLVLHKPTKCFEATLVEFSKDMKKSRIHFNSSFRSKHVDDASHCLGYNIQKAWKKLAYCIWGETTTKDTKHKTVGGLSVMFLGDTMLTGVKIEDYISVGESLALLVSIGTMQAKGNTAYGVNMESRLKIKHYPINRLMLFFGLSLIKLHSAIALGINLQSQYLLRRHSKMALHIGLNTLRTGQINLKMSTSKMVQIALLGLVPLATSMYKSFVHSVEHN